A single window of Mangifera indica cultivar Alphonso chromosome 18, CATAS_Mindica_2.1, whole genome shotgun sequence DNA harbors:
- the LOC123202280 gene encoding uncharacterized protein LOC123202280 gives MENLVGGKYSISLPPEVTDEGAKRWETCAIGFFMGRRMFFLLVKRYAIRHWSNYGLADIISTGIGVYLLKFKDVEGMMKVLEEETWMIGGQPLFVRRWEKNLSMVAENIKKIAVWVKFYGIPLEFWSLKGFSHIASVLGHPLYVDSVTEEGSRLEYARICVDISVNHDFPDKLELVLPTKENVAIRLECAWKPLKCNLCNMFGHGNEECKRRVEKGETEKGKFNMYKGKNETSKEKTTSAKIGMANNGIHQTIETNNGDSKVNLEALRRKLVIGKENFDNSMGALNNNKFTALATNETSEIKVTQNEGKVIILDETHEKSVPYNILDSTHGASSSNTMLSNVVEPTNLEQGENNLSKEAVSNHELCESPTINHFRGKIKVDEVDFKKEKGDILSKSQRRRLVKQRRNSSPINSPK, from the coding sequence ATGGAAAACCTTGTTGGAGGAAAATACTCCATTTCTCTTCCTCCTGAAGTTACGGATGAAGGTGCAAAGAGATGGGAGACGTGTGCCATTGGTTTCTTCATGGGTAGAagaatgttttttcttcttgtcaaaAGGTATGCAATCCGTCATTGGTCTAACTATGGGCTTGCTGATATTATATCCACTGGAATTGGAGTTTATCTTCTAAAATTCAAGGATGTAGAGGGTATGATGAAAGTCTTGGAAGAGGAGACATGGATGATTGGAGGACAGCCTCTTTTTGTTAGGAGATGGGAAAAAAACCTTTCAATGGTGGCGGAAAACATTAAGAAAATAGCAGTGTGGGTAAAATTCTATGGAATCCCATTGGAATTTTGGAGTTTGAAGGGTTTTAGCCATATTGCTAGTGTTCTTGGCCACCCCCTCTATGTGGATTCAGTCACGGAGGAAGGGAGTAGATTGGAGTATGCACGTATTTGTGTGGACATTAGCGTCAACCATGATTTCCCGGATAAATTGGAGCTTGTATTaccaacaaaagaaaatgttgcAATTCGGTTGGAGTGTGCATGGAAACCATTAAAATGCAACTTGTGTAATATGTTTGGTCATGGTAATGAAGAGTGTAAAAGGAGAGTGGAAAAAGGTGAGACTGAAAAAGGGAAATTTAACatgtataaaggaaaaaatgagaCTAGCAAGGAAAAAACTACAAGTGCAAAGATAGGGATGGCAAATAATGGAATTCATCAAACTATAGAGACAAACAATGGGGATAGCAAAGTAAACTTAGAGGCCCTAAGGAGAAAGCTAGTGATTGGAAAGGAGAACTTTGACAATAGTATGGGGGCattgaataataacaaatttacagCCTTAGCCACCAATGAAACTAGTGAAATCAAGGTTACTCAAAATGAAGGGAAGGTTATCATTTTAGATGAGACACATGAGAAATCAGTCCCATATAATATATTGGACTCAACTCATGGTGCATCCTCATCCAACACCATGTTATCAAATGTGGTCGAACCTACAAATTTGGAGCAAGGGGAAAACAATCTTTCAAAGGAGGCAGTTTCAAATCATGAACTTTGTGAATCTCCAACAATAAATCACTTTAGAGGCAAAATCAAGGTTGATGAGGTGGACTTCAAAAAGGAGAAGGGTGACATTCTAAGCAAATCTCAGCGGAGGAGATTGGTGAAGCAAAGGAGGAACTCTTCCCCCATTAATTCTCCTAAATGA
- the LOC123202279 gene encoding uncharacterized protein LOC123202279: MAILETKVHSTNVNRVCSSIWEGWEHCSNVRDGSIGRIWIGWNKATIRLNVISDDTQYMHCDVKLIRENTNIGLTIVYGSNNPMERKVFWRSLINKSHMMQNSPWIILGDFNAIKHPQEKVGGAPWGNYYYEDLRNCMRDAELDDLRFMGHLLTWSNRSEGERRIACKLDRALINDSWKDIFPNAMAHFLNPSISDHSPCMVRIGTIKGCKKVPFKFFNMWTHYENFLDIVVEVWNKEAQGSPMFNVINKLKKLKVELKKFNKESFGHIFKKVLEARRQLENIQELLRINHLDEELAQEEKFSLESYRSLSLAEESLARQKSKVHWLKEGDQNTKFFFKSIKGRRNRNSIYGIQRENGSLVHNIEKVKEEFVERFKSVLNGNEHSNVDLEKLKKLVKFQLGCEEKDMLIREISAEEIKETIFAIDNNKAPGPDGYGVCFFKAAWNIIGDDVVKAIMHLFKTGHLLKEEHYVDDDEMIKIMEECSISTCGEYAI, from the exons atggctattcttgaaacaaaagtacATAGTACTAATGTTAATAGAGTATGCTCTAGtatttgggaaggttgggaacATTGTAGTAATGTGAGGgatggttctataggcagaatttGGATTGGATGGAATAAAGCTACTATTAGACTCAATGTTATTTCGGATGATACCCAATACATGCATTGTGATGTGAAGCTTATAAGGGAAAACACAAAcattggcttgacaatagtctatggTAGCAATAACCCCATGGAGAGGAAGGTTTTTTGGCGTAGTCTCATAAATAAATCCCATATGATGCAAAACTCCCCTTGGATTATATTGGGTGATTTTAATGCTATTAAACACCCTCAAGAAAAGGTTGGTGGGGCACCTTGGGGTAATTACTACTATGAAGACCTTAGAAATTGCATGAGGGATGCTGAATTGGATGACCTAAGGTTCAtgggtcatctcctaacttggagcAATCGTAGTGAAGGTGAGAGAAGGATTGCATGCAAACTAGATAGGGCTCTTATAAATGATTCTTGGAAGGATATATTCCCAAATGCTATGGCTCATTTCCTCAACCCTTCTATATCTGATCACTCTCCTTGCATGGTAAGAATAGGAACCATAAAAGGTTGTAAGAAAGTCCCTTTTAAGTTCTTTAATATGTGGACCCACTATGAAAACTTTCTTGACATTGTTGTTGAAGTTTGGAACAAAGAAGCTCAAGGCAGCCCCATGTTTAATGTGATAAACAAACTTAAAAAGCTGAAAGTTGAgttaaaaaagttcaataaggAGTCTTTTGGCCACATATTCAAAAAAGTGTTAGAAGCTAGAAGGCAACTTGAAAATATCCAAGAGCTTCTCCGGATAAACCACTTGGATGAGGAACTTGCCCAAGAGGAAAAATTCAGTTTGGAATCCTATAGATCCCTCtctttagctgaggaatctttggctagacaaaaatcaaagGTTCATTGGTTgaaggaaggtgatcaaaatacaaagttCTTCTTCAAGAGCATCAAAGGTAGAAGGAATAGGAATTCCatctatgggatccaaagggagAATGGATCTCTTGTACACAACATAGAGAAGGTCAAGGAGGAATTTGTGGAACGCTTCAAATCAGTCCTTAATGGAAATGAGCATTCAAATGTGGATCTTGAGAAGCTCAAAAAGTTAGTCAAATTTCAGCTTGGATGTGAGGAAAAGGATATGCTTATAAGAGAAATTTCAGCGGAGGAgatcaaagaaaccatttttgctATAGATAATAACAAAGCCCCAGGTCCAGATGGATATGGTGTATGTTTCTTCAAGGCAGCATGGAACATAATTGGTGATGATGTTGTAAAGGCCATCATGCACTTGTTCAAAACGGGTCAtcttttaaaagag GAGCAttatgttgatgatgatgagatgATCAAGATCATGGAGGAATGTTCTATAAGCACATGTGGAGAGTATGCTATATAA